A window of Mycolicibacterium madagascariense genomic DNA:
GCTGAACCCCGACCAGCAGGTGCTCTCCGATCAGATGATCGACGCCTGGACCCGGTTCGTCCGCGGCGGCAACCCCGGTCCGCACTGGCCGAAGTTCGGTGCCGGTGAGGACCGATGGTCGCTGCGCCCCGACGGCAGCAGGGTCGAGACCGACTTCGACGACGTCCACCAGTGCCCGTTCTGGGCGGGCGTGCAGGGGTGAGGACGCCGCGCCGCGACGGCCGTGCCGGCGGGCGGATTCCTCGCGGTGGCGTCGCGGTCGGCGCAGGTCGACCGGCATCGCGGAAGAATTTGGAGCAGACCGGGATCTGAGGCATACTGTTCGGGTTGCCTTGAGCCGGGTTCACACCTGCTCGGGCATCCGACCAGCGTCCTTACGGATGCGTCCGGTCCCAACACTCGAGTGCGGCGAAACCAGCGGCGCAGGAGAGTGTGCGCGAGGGCGACACACCCGAGCGCGGGGGCCGGTGAACCAGAGACAGGTAAACAGCGGCGGCATAGCCAGCGTGACGCACCCAGTGCGTGGCGCACTAGGTCGGGCAAGACGAGCACGGCCCCATCGTGGGCCCGTTAATAGTGAGGTAGGACAAGCGTGGCGGGACAAAAGATCCGCATCAGGCTCAAGGCCTATGACCACGAGGCCATCGATGCCTCGGCGCGCAAGATCGTCGAGACGGTCACCCGTACGGGCGCGAGCGTCGTGGGCCCGGTGCCGCTGCCGACCGAGAAGAACGTCTATTGCGTCATCCGGTCCCCGCACAAGTACAAGGACTCGCGGGAGCACTTCGAGATGCGCACCCACAAGCGCC
This region includes:
- the rpsJ gene encoding 30S ribosomal protein S10, producing the protein MAGQKIRIRLKAYDHEAIDASARKIVETVTRTGASVVGPVPLPTEKNVYCVIRSPHKYKDSREHFEMRTHKRLIDILDPTPKTVDALMRIDLPASVDVNIQ